A DNA window from Rhinolophus sinicus isolate RSC01 linkage group LG10, ASM3656204v1, whole genome shotgun sequence contains the following coding sequences:
- the SGO1 gene encoding shugoshin 1, which translates to MAKERILKKSFQDSLEDIKKRMKEKRNKNLAEIGKRKSFMAAPCQIITNTSTLLKNYQDNNRMLVLALENEKSKVREAQDIILQLRKECYYLTCQLYALKEKLTSQQTEEPTQNHEVYPCGMDSNSDNSGDLFVKDLPQVPLQEDHLPGQGESFQMQEQIPTIPQDRLGFDLDSDEHKSTDNVLPRTVSLRRNLKKHFNDLCEFSTLDNFEISHLSEQSFELETIPSIDPLVNMHVSENVGQNVCQWNKDQINLSPKLIHQGRSKTKEDISLEYKSEQTKIKCRDAQRRKREEKRKANRIKSKSVSKYKERKSKNKKTVSKKKLDDFVTSGDAYNFNSEEGVHLTPFRQKMSNDSEREENSSDSEVSICESSDSGDDSDDLYLPTCKDIQGLSESNRSPVTRPRSKRTLKCRNEKETEGVQPTETPTSALPETHQSPQFSLKDITNVSLHPVVQIRKLSLPPKKNKESPAVSLPKRRCTASVNYKEPTLSSKLRRGDPFTDLCFLNSPVFKQKKDSRRSSKKKCMKQIE; encoded by the exons ATGGCCAAGGAAAGGATCCTCAAAAAGTCCTTTCAAGATAGTCTTGAAGATATAAAGAAAcgaatgaaagaaaaaaggaataaaaacttgGCAGAGATTGGCAAACGAAAGTCTTTTATGGCTGCGCCGTGCCAAATAATCA CTAACACTTCTACACTGCTAAAAAACTACCAAGACAACAACAGAATGTTAGTTTTagctttggaaaatgaaaaatccaaagtAAGAGAAGCCCAAGACATCATCCTACAGCTGAGAAAAGAATGTTACTACCTCACATGTCAGTTATATGCATTGAAAGAAAAACTTACTTCACAACAAACAGAAGAACCTACTCAG AACCATGAAGTATATCCTTGTGGAATGGACTCCAATAGTGACAACTCTGGGGATTTATTTGTGAAGGATTTACC GCAAGTTCCTCTTCAGGAAGATCACCTTCCAGGACAAGGAGAATCATTCCAAATGCAAG aGCAAATACCTACTATCCCTCAAGACAGACTGGGATTTGATTTGGATTCAGACGAACATAAATCTACTGATAATGTCTTACCTAGAACTGTATCTCTCCGTCgcaatttaaagaaacattttaatgatttatgcGAATTCAGTACTTTGGATAATTTTGAAATCAGTCATTTATCAGAACAGTCTTTTGAATTGGAAACAATTCCATCTATAGACCCACTAGTAAACATGCACGTGTCTGAAAATGTCGgacaaaatgtttgtcaatggaacAAAGATCAAATTAACTTATCACCAAAGCTGATTCACCAAGGAAGAtctaaaacaaaagaagacatttCTTTAGAATATAAATCTGAACAAACTAAAATTAAGTGTAGAGatgcacaaagaagaaaaagagaagagaaaagaaaagctaacaGGATAAAATCAAAATCTGTATCTAagtataaagagagaaaaagtaaaaataaaaaaacagtttcCAAAAAGAAGTTGGACGATTTTGTCACTTCTGGTGATgcttacaattttaattcagaaGAGGGTGTTCACCTCACTCCTTTCCGACAAAAAATGAGCAACGAttctgagagagaagaaaatagcaGTGACTCTGAAGTGAGCATCTGTGAATCAAGTGATTCAGGAGATGATTCTGATGACCTCTATTTGCCCACTTGCAAGGACATTCAAGGTCTTTCCGAATCAAATAGGAGCCCAGTCACCAGGCCTCGATCTAAAAGAACTCTAAAATGTAGGAATGAAAAAGAGACCGAGGGTGTTCAGCCAACAGAAACTCCTACCA GTGCATTACCTGAAACTCACCAGTCACCTCAGTTTAGCCTGAAGGATATCACCAATGTCTCCTTGCATCCTGTAGTGCAAATCAGAAAACTTTCTCTACCtccaaaaaagaataaagaaagccCAGCAGTGTCTCTGCCTAAGCGTAGGTGCACAGCTAGTGTGAACTACAAGGAACCCACGCTTAGTTC GAAACTGAGAAGAGGGGACCCTTTTACAGATTTGTGTTTCTTGAATTCACCTGTTTTCAAGCAAAAAAAGGATTCCAGACgcagttctaaaaaaaaatgtatgaagcaAATAGAATGA